A window of Gasterosteus aculeatus chromosome 9, fGasAcu3.hap1.1, whole genome shotgun sequence contains these coding sequences:
- the tpcn3 gene encoding two pore segment channel 3 isoform X1, producing MNLITHSRRGDPLFSRGQKGGRPLKHKSSQFIFKYLEFGQIEVLTAAFMMRFCLQEMDASPCNFPVSHENPSVCLFVFVCVCVCVCVPRLYLRYNHWIPKVLLLFFIVVDLSLAIFEEPAVFLLPVACTMLVELLCLLVFALRLTHYAKVIPRDKFWKDPKNICIIVTLALTLVDMIVYGALDAAGCYAVRWSRVLRPLLLVNVTEGRQLRRAFRSIRNALPQIFYVFMLFMFSLLIFSLMALKLLGKRGLKTIDGAPYFTNYLEIVLDLYVLVTTANSPDVMMPAYNSSFVFAVFFILYILINTYIFMSVFLAVVYNNYKKYLKEEVRQLVRTKRHKMARAFAVLQEPKAAGGEPVVSQANWNQIVRLVQPGISNAHRELLWSVGDDDNQGCVGKLAFVQLADLLNIEVITLKSRPHPLQSAFPAFYLSAPSRLVCRLVQHRAFVVAYDLIILVNAVFIGLDEENPLIANSEWAFLALYLLEILLKLYVFEPRSFFSRHNFWNCYSSSKIISTRFDTIIVVSALIATIVNSALTSSGNYTSRQILDIVFILRVLRLIRVVDNIQRFRAIINTLIRIGPAILTFGQLIIVVYYIFAMVGMELFKGKVKFYEEDSSDPAKAYCGNELLRGTAFAQLNYCKNNFNNVVSSYILLVELTVVNQWHVLSSGFAAVTHASARLFFILFHIMVVIVIINIFVAFVLEAFFVEYSVDKSDLQTSLERKIEELQLAVEQEKLEDNLVNAMETADNEQGTGQSANKPPLMFKIASKRYRTVDALLQRMFEADLDPEDFAENDDGDDGGNFANPAFSSA from the exons ATGAATCTCATTACACACTCGCGTCGTGGGGACCCGCTCTTTAGCAGGGGCCAAAAAGGGGGACGTCCCCTAAAACATAAATCAtcacagtttatttttaaatacctCGAGTTTGGTCAGATCGAGGTTTTGACTGCAGCGTTTATGATGCGTTTTTGTCTTCAAGAAATGGATGCAAGTCCATGTAATTTCCCCGTTAGTCATGAAAacccaagtgtgtgtttgtttgtgtttgtgtgtgtgtgtgtgtgtgtgtgtgtccccagaCTGTATCTGCGCTACAATCACTGGATCCCTAaggtgctcctcctcttctttatcGTGGTGGATCTGTCTCTGGCCATCTTCGAGGAGCCGGCTGTCTTCCTTCTGCCAGTGGCG TGCACCATGCTGGTGGAGCTGCTCTGTCTGCTCGTCTTCGCCCTTCGTCTCACCCACTACGCCAAAGTGATTCCCCGAGACAAGTTCTGGAAAGATCCCAAAAACATCTGCATCATCGTCACGCTGGCG CTCACTCTGGTGGACATGATCGTCTACGGCGCGCTGGACGCCGCCGGCTGTTACGCCGTCCGCTGGTCCAGAGTCCTGCGGCCGCTGCTCCTGGTCAACGTCACCGAGGGACGGCAG CTCCGCAGAGCGTTCAGAAGCATCCGGAACGCTCTGCCTCAGATCTTCTACGTCTTCATGCTCTTCATGTTCAGCCTGCTGATCTTCTCCCTCATGGCGCTCAAACTGCTCGGCAAACG cGGTCTGAAGACCATCGATGGAGCTCCGTACTTCACCAACTACCTGGAGATCGTCTTGGACCTGTACGTCCTCGTCACCACGGCCAACAGCCCCGACGTCAT GATGCCGGCGTACAACAGCAGCTTCGTCTTCGCCGTCTTCTTCATCCTGTACATCCTCATCAACACCTACATCTTCATGTCCGTCTTCTTGGCCGTCGTCTACAACAACTACAAGAAATACCTGAAG GAGGAGGTACGGCAGCTGGTGAGGACCAAAAGGCACAAGATGGCGCGAGCGTTCGCCGTCCTGCAGGAGCCGAAGGCGGCGGGCGGGGAGCCGGTGGTGAGCCAGGCCAACTGGAACCAGATCGTCAGACTGGTTCAGCCCGGCATCAGCAACGCTCACCGAGAGCTGCTGTGGAGCGTCGGCGACGACGACAACCAGGGCTGCGttg GTAAGCTGGCGTTCGTCCAGCTGGCCGACCTGCTGAACATCGAGGTGATCACGCTCAAGTCGAGGCCGCACCCGCTCCAGAGTGCGTTCCCCGCCTTCTACCTGTCGGCCCCCAGCCGCCTCGTCTGCCGCCTGGTTCAACACCG GGCCTTCGTGGTCGCGTACGACCTGATCATCCTGGTGAACGCCGTGTTCATCGGTCTGGACGAGGAGAACCCGCTGATCGCAAACTCCGAGTGGGCTTTCCTGGCCCTCTACCTGCTGGAGATCCTGCTGAAGCTCTACGTGTTCGAGCCCAGGTCGTTCTTCTCCAGGCACAACTTCTGGAACTG CTATTCTTCGTCCAAGATTATAAGTACAAG gTTCGACACCATCATCGTCGTCTCCGCTCTCATCGCCACGATCGTCAACTCCGCCCTGACGTCAT CGGGAAACTACACCAGCCGGCAGATCCTGGACATCGTCTTCATCCTGCGGGTCCTCAGGCTGATCCGCGTGGTGGACAACATCCAAAG GTTCCGCGCAATCATCAACACCCTGATCAGAATCGGACCGGCCATCCTCACGTTCGGACAGCTGATTATC GTGGTGTACTACATCTTTGCCATGGTGGGGATGGAGCTGTTCAAGGGGAAGGTGAAGTTCTACGAGGAGGACTCCAGCGACCCGGCGAAGGCGTACTGTGGGAACGAGCTGCTGAGAGGGACGGCCTTCGCACAACTAAACTACTGCAAGAACAACTTCAACAACGTGGTGTCGTCCTACATCCTGCTGGTGGAGCTCACCGTGGTCAACCAGTGGCACG TGCTCAGCAGCGGCTTCGCCGCCGTCACGCACGCGTCAGCCAggctcttcttcatcctcttccacATCATGGTCGTCATTGTCATCATCAA TATCTTCGTGGCGTTCGTCCTCGAGGCGTTCTTCGTGGAGTATTCGGTGGACAAGAGCGACCTGCAGACGTCTCTGGAGAGGAAGAtcgaggagctgcagctggctGT